Proteins encoded together in one Thermodesulforhabdus norvegica window:
- a CDS encoding lipopolysaccharide kinase InaA family protein — MKDIALYHLIVNGDKLKEVLLSLPGDRIWTPPGSRCIFRKDALGRSILYWKSEAGEFFIKLFHRLRPGDSRAPYMEWLRLHELRSLGFNTPEPAAFITEYDGLLNRPVRAAVITGRVPGYSLEELSLSLKGHMPPQVVKVLSDTVAKFHGLGFRHRDLYFSHLFYEPSKDRIHLIDFQRVYRAKLPGADLYGLLRDLSQLMYSASSFLSPRCFCEFRRAFFRGYFKHPIIPLRGIPPGLVLMLVEIKRRRIARHDNRRSRGRSAVK; from the coding sequence GTGAAAGATATTGCCTTGTATCACCTGATTGTCAACGGTGATAAACTGAAAGAGGTCCTTCTGAGTCTCCCCGGAGACCGCATATGGACTCCTCCCGGTTCCCGGTGCATTTTTCGCAAGGATGCCCTGGGCAGGAGCATCTTATACTGGAAATCCGAAGCCGGTGAATTCTTTATAAAGCTTTTCCACCGGCTTAGGCCGGGTGATTCCAGAGCCCCGTACATGGAATGGTTGAGGCTGCACGAGTTGAGATCTCTGGGGTTCAATACCCCCGAGCCCGCCGCTTTTATAACGGAGTACGACGGTCTCTTGAACCGGCCGGTCCGTGCGGCGGTTATAACCGGTCGTGTCCCGGGGTATTCTCTTGAAGAGTTAAGCCTGAGCCTGAAAGGACACATGCCACCGCAGGTGGTGAAGGTGCTTTCGGATACGGTTGCAAAATTTCACGGCCTCGGTTTTCGTCACCGGGACCTGTACTTTTCCCATCTCTTTTACGAGCCTTCGAAGGATCGGATTCACCTCATCGACTTCCAGAGAGTCTATCGGGCAAAACTCCCCGGTGCCGACCTTTACGGCCTCCTTCGGGATCTTTCACAGCTCATGTATTCTGCCTCTTCGTTCCTTTCGCCTCGGTGCTTCTGTGAATTTCGACGGGCCTTCTTCCGCGGTTACTTCAAACACCCGATAATTCCCCTGAGGGGAATTCCGCCGGGGCTGGTCCTAATGCTCGTTGAAATCAAGCGAAGACGCATTGCGCGC